A window of the Haloquadratum walsbyi C23 genome harbors these coding sequences:
- a CDS encoding prenyltransferase, whose translation MAAVAQYIGQLRPLLSVSRPPFLALPVTLIALGAAASVANTGFISVVRTGIALIGLISLHVSVNALNEAADYESGIDERTDATPFSGGSKTLPAGNIDPTTVYRLGYLTAAVGAIIGVWFLVIIGPILIPIYIVGGASVLAYTEYLTKFGLGEVAAGLGLGGLPVIGAALVQSGEISSIELLAAVPAFILTFNLLLLNEFPDISPDRYGGRANLIHRLGRVWGGRLYAVATVSVPIVIIIGVISNVFPRTALLALLGIVAAFRPVIWSIQTPKQRPPMAVLRNNVIFILSTNVLLAIGLILPII comes from the coding sequence ATGGCTGCCGTTGCTCAGTATATTGGTCAATTGCGACCACTCCTCAGCGTCTCTCGCCCGCCGTTTTTAGCGCTTCCAGTCACACTTATTGCACTTGGTGCTGCCGCATCAGTTGCCAATACTGGGTTCATCAGTGTTGTTCGAACTGGGATTGCACTCATCGGGCTCATTTCATTACATGTTTCAGTGAATGCGCTCAATGAGGCAGCTGATTATGAATCGGGAATTGATGAACGTACAGACGCCACACCGTTCTCGGGGGGAAGTAAAACACTCCCAGCAGGGAATATCGACCCTACAACCGTCTATCGACTTGGATATCTTACGGCGGCTGTCGGTGCAATTATCGGAGTATGGTTTCTTGTGATTATCGGACCGATATTAATTCCAATTTATATAGTCGGTGGTGCAAGCGTGCTTGCATATACGGAATATCTGACAAAATTTGGACTCGGCGAGGTTGCTGCTGGACTCGGACTCGGTGGGCTTCCTGTTATTGGAGCGGCACTTGTCCAATCAGGAGAGATTTCATCTATTGAACTGCTTGCTGCGGTACCAGCGTTCATTTTAACATTTAATTTGCTTTTGCTCAATGAGTTTCCTGATATTAGCCCCGATCGATACGGTGGTCGAGCAAATCTTATTCACCGGCTCGGACGTGTATGGGGTGGTCGCCTCTATGCGGTCGCGACAGTATCTGTTCCAATCGTTATTATTATTGGAGTCATCTCAAATGTGTTCCCTCGTACAGCCTTGCTTGCGCTTCTTGGGATTGTTGCCGCATTTCGCCCGGTAATATGGTCAATTCAGACGCCTAAGCAGCGACCACCGATGGCTGTGCTTCGCAACAATGTCATATTTATTCTGTCAACAAATGTTCTTTTAGCTATTGGATTGATACTGCCGATCATTTAG